One Sinorhizobium mexicanum genomic region harbors:
- a CDS encoding ClpX C4-type zinc finger protein, which yields MSANPEVSEPRASTADLPQTETYYCSFCLRPSDEVEKLVAGHGRIFICDECVATCNDYILTGKSDRPPRAPLEKAPTERLLALLKPIEETVEGKSNQLQSVVETLRSRRVSWAHIGQALGISRQAAWERFS from the coding sequence ATGAGTGCCAATCCGGAAGTGTCCGAGCCACGCGCCTCGACGGCGGATCTGCCGCAAACGGAAACCTACTATTGCTCCTTCTGTCTGCGACCGAGTGACGAGGTCGAAAAGCTGGTGGCGGGCCACGGCCGGATCTTCATCTGCGACGAGTGTGTTGCGACCTGCAACGACTACATCTTGACCGGGAAATCCGACCGCCCGCCCCGCGCGCCCTTGGAAAAAGCGCCGACGGAAAGGCTGCTCGCCCTTCTGAAGCCGATCGAGGAGACGGTCGAGGGCAAGAGCAACCAGCTCCAATCCGTCGTGGAAACGCTCCGGTCGCGGCGCGTCAGCTGGGCCCATATCGGCCAGGCGCTCGGCATATCTCGGCAAGCCGCGTGGGAGCGGTTTTCCTAG
- a CDS encoding GFA family protein — translation MNKNSLPWEGGCRCGGVRFKVSAPPLLTMACHCTGCQQMTGSAFSLSVAIPSEGFAVTKGEPVIGGLHGATRHYFCPHCMSWMFTRPEGMDWFVNVRATMLDDPGWFMPFIETWTSEKLAWATTPAIHSYAALPPLEAYEGLLKEYRQKAGSPAA, via the coding sequence ATGAACAAGAACAGCTTGCCCTGGGAGGGAGGATGCCGCTGCGGCGGGGTGCGGTTCAAGGTCAGCGCTCCGCCGCTGCTCACCATGGCCTGCCATTGCACCGGCTGCCAGCAGATGACCGGCAGCGCCTTCTCGCTGAGTGTCGCGATCCCGAGCGAAGGGTTTGCCGTGACGAAGGGCGAGCCGGTGATCGGCGGCCTGCACGGCGCGACCCGGCACTATTTCTGCCCGCACTGCATGAGCTGGATGTTCACACGGCCGGAGGGCATGGACTGGTTCGTCAACGTCCGCGCAACGATGCTCGACGATCCGGGCTGGTTCATGCCCTTCATCGAAACCTGGACGAGCGAGAAACTGGCCTGGGCGACGACGCCCGCCATTCACAGCTACGCGGCGCTGCCGCCCTTGGAAGCCTATGAGGGGCTGCTGAAGGAATACCGCCAAAAGGCTGGAAGCCCGGCGGCATAA
- a CDS encoding DUF924 family protein codes for MTDEIAICTPEEVLKFWFTELSYDQWFTPSAELDRQCMQRFQASHLALSRKLDDAWRATPEHWLAAVLVFDQLPRNMYRASPLAFATDCLALREAKLAVGASADLAVPKEWRAFFYLPFEHSENLTDQTMAVKLFTELGDADYLDYAIRHRQVIEQFGRFPHRNAILGRVSTAAEEEYLAQPGAGF; via the coding sequence ATGACTGATGAGATCGCGATCTGCACACCGGAAGAGGTCCTGAAATTCTGGTTCACGGAGCTTTCCTACGACCAGTGGTTCACGCCGAGCGCAGAACTCGACCGGCAATGCATGCAACGCTTCCAGGCCTCGCACCTGGCGCTTTCGAGAAAGCTCGACGACGCCTGGCGGGCAACACCCGAACACTGGCTCGCGGCCGTTCTTGTCTTCGACCAGTTGCCGCGCAACATGTACCGCGCCTCGCCGCTCGCTTTCGCCACAGATTGCCTGGCGCTGCGCGAGGCGAAGCTCGCCGTCGGCGCCAGCGCGGATCTCGCGGTACCGAAGGAATGGCGCGCCTTCTTCTACCTACCCTTCGAGCATTCGGAAAACCTGACCGACCAGACGATGGCGGTGAAACTCTTCACCGAGCTCGGCGATGCCGACTATCTCGATTATGCCATCCGCCACCGCCAGGTGATCGAGCAATTCGGCCGCTTTCCGCACCGCAACGCCATCCTCGGCCGTGTCTCGACTGCGGCCGAGGAGGAATATCTGGCGCAGCCGGGCGCGGGGTTCTAA
- a CDS encoding Lrp/AsnC family transcriptional regulator — protein MTLVENPRTLDPTDIAILETLQEDARIAISELGRRVGLSQPATSERVRRLEERGLILGYGARIDAAALGLGMMAVIRLRTTHENIRPCLKQFAEMPHIVEVLRLTGEDCFLLKVLVPSPGELETIVDSIARFGAVTTSLVLRAEQPKPIGRALLQRR, from the coding sequence ATGACGTTGGTAGAAAATCCTCGCACGCTCGATCCAACCGACATCGCCATCCTCGAAACGCTGCAGGAGGATGCCCGCATCGCGATTTCGGAACTCGGGCGCCGGGTGGGGCTCTCCCAGCCGGCAACGTCGGAGCGCGTCAGGCGGTTGGAGGAGCGGGGCCTCATTCTCGGTTATGGCGCCCGCATCGATGCCGCTGCGCTCGGACTGGGCATGATGGCGGTCATCCGGCTGCGCACGACGCATGAAAATATCCGGCCCTGTCTCAAGCAGTTTGCCGAGATGCCGCACATCGTCGAAGTGCTGCGGCTGACCGGCGAGGATTGCTTCCTGCTGAAGGTACTCGTTCCGTCGCCCGGAGAGCTCGAAACGATCGTCGACTCCATCGCCCGGTTCGGGGCGGTGACGACTTCGCTGGTGCTGCGCGCGGAACAGCCGAAACCCATCGGGCGGGCGCTGCTGCAGCGGCGGTGA
- a CDS encoding RBBP9/YdeN family alpha/beta hydrolase encodes MTSIIILPGIGGSGEAHWQTLWEKEEPRMQRFRPANWNEPQLPDWISALERSVATAPVPPILVAHSLACLLVAHWQKASTLQIAGAFLVAVPDPQGAAFPKEAKSFANPPTNAFRFPSLIVASADDPYGTLDYARARARQWQSRLVEIGACGHINGESGLGDWPAGLDLLRSFAAECAEMAGRRA; translated from the coding sequence ATGACGAGCATCATCATCCTGCCGGGCATCGGCGGCTCGGGCGAGGCCCACTGGCAGACGCTCTGGGAGAAAGAAGAACCGCGAATGCAACGGTTCCGGCCGGCGAACTGGAACGAGCCGCAGCTCCCCGACTGGATTTCCGCGCTGGAGCGTTCGGTCGCCACGGCGCCCGTGCCACCGATCCTCGTGGCGCACAGCCTCGCCTGCCTCCTCGTCGCGCACTGGCAAAAGGCTTCCACGCTGCAGATCGCCGGCGCATTCCTCGTTGCGGTCCCGGATCCGCAAGGAGCCGCCTTCCCGAAAGAGGCGAAGAGCTTCGCGAACCCGCCGACCAATGCGTTTCGTTTCCCCTCCCTCATCGTCGCCAGCGCCGACGACCCCTACGGCACCCTCGACTATGCCCGCGCCCGTGCCCGCCAATGGCAAAGCCGCCTCGTCGAAATCGGCGCATGCGGTCATATCAATGGCGAGAGCGGACTGGGTGACTGGCCGGCAGGGCTGGATCTGCTGAGGTCGTTTGCTGCGGAATGCGCGGAGATGGCGGGACGAAGGGCCTGA
- a CDS encoding FecCD family ABC transporter permease, with amino-acid sequence MKTTLFILAALLLLCLTVTAGVSLGSAPIPVATVWSIIAAKIAPGSVEVLWSAGRESIVWDVRLPRVALAGLVGAGLAVTGAVLQSVTRNPLADPHLLGVSAGGALGAIVALLHTGLILGLATVPLFAFAGALGATALVALVTRVLGTGADRLVLSGVAVAFTLTAAGNLLIFLGDPRAVHTVIFWMLGGLGLAQWPHLIYPALALAVSLGWLIVRAREINALAMGDETAMTLGIPVRRFRLMLFVVTALLTGVMVAFSGAIGFVGLMIPHFVRLFAGSDSVRVIPLSAFAGALALIAADLVARIVMAPEDMPIGVVTGLAGGIAFIAILKRRR; translated from the coding sequence GTGAAAACCACACTCTTCATCCTGGCGGCACTGCTTCTGCTTTGCCTCACCGTCACCGCCGGCGTCTCGCTCGGTTCGGCGCCCATCCCGGTTGCGACCGTCTGGTCGATCATCGCGGCGAAGATCGCGCCGGGCAGCGTCGAGGTCCTGTGGTCGGCCGGCCGCGAAAGCATCGTCTGGGACGTGCGCCTGCCGCGCGTAGCGCTCGCCGGGCTCGTCGGTGCCGGGCTTGCGGTCACCGGCGCGGTGTTGCAATCGGTGACGCGCAACCCGCTTGCCGATCCGCATCTGCTCGGCGTCTCGGCCGGCGGGGCACTCGGTGCCATTGTCGCGCTGCTCCATACCGGTCTTATCCTCGGCCTTGCGACGGTGCCGCTCTTCGCTTTCGCCGGTGCGCTTGGCGCCACCGCGCTGGTGGCGCTCGTCACCCGCGTGCTCGGCACCGGGGCCGATCGGCTCGTGCTTTCCGGCGTCGCGGTCGCTTTCACGCTGACGGCGGCCGGCAATCTCCTGATCTTCCTTGGCGATCCGCGCGCCGTACACACGGTGATCTTCTGGATGCTCGGCGGCCTCGGCCTCGCGCAATGGCCGCATCTTATCTATCCGGCGCTGGCGCTCGCCGTATCACTCGGCTGGCTGATCGTGCGGGCGCGCGAGATCAACGCGCTCGCCATGGGGGACGAGACGGCGATGACGCTCGGCATTCCGGTGCGCCGCTTCCGCCTGATGCTTTTCGTCGTCACGGCGCTGCTCACCGGCGTCATGGTGGCATTCTCCGGCGCGATCGGCTTCGTCGGGCTGATGATCCCGCATTTCGTCCGCCTCTTCGCCGGCAGCGACAGTGTCCGCGTCATCCCGCTTTCCGCCTTTGCCGGCGCGCTCGCGCTGATCGCTGCCGACCTTGTCGCCCGCATCGTCATGGCGCCCGAGGACATGCCGATCGGCGTCGTCACCGGCCTTGCCGGCGGGATCGCGTTTATCGCCATCCTCAAGCGGCGGAGGTGA
- a CDS encoding ABC transporter substrate-binding protein: MTRFLFAAGALLLAAVPALAHPVTVKSCNREVTFDAAPQRAVSNDVNLTEMMLALKLQDRMAGYTGVSGWKTLDERLREGVRALPELSQKYPTKEVLLNADVDFYFAGWNYGMKVGGEVTPETLAPFGIKVYELTESCIHIMAKGKPTMEDMFVDLLNLGRIFGVEERAEALVAGYRDELAEITAEIKGAQRRPVRVFVYDSGEEKPFTSGRHGIPTAMIEAAGGVNIMDDVEKSWTEISWEPVIDRNPEVAVIVNYGEVTAEQKIAFMKGNPAFRNVDAVKNDRFVVLDYVEATPGPRDIEAIRRLAKSFHAEAM; the protein is encoded by the coding sequence ATGACGAGATTTCTCTTTGCCGCCGGCGCGCTTCTGCTTGCCGCCGTGCCCGCGCTTGCTCATCCAGTCACCGTCAAGAGCTGCAACCGAGAGGTCACTTTCGACGCCGCGCCGCAGCGGGCGGTTTCCAACGACGTCAATCTCACCGAGATGATGCTGGCCTTGAAACTGCAGGATCGCATGGCCGGCTATACCGGCGTTTCGGGATGGAAGACGCTGGACGAGCGCTTGCGCGAGGGCGTCAGGGCACTGCCGGAGCTTTCGCAAAAATATCCGACGAAGGAGGTGCTGCTGAATGCCGACGTCGATTTCTACTTCGCCGGCTGGAACTACGGCATGAAGGTCGGCGGCGAGGTGACGCCTGAAACGCTCGCGCCATTCGGCATCAAGGTTTATGAGCTGACCGAAAGCTGCATCCACATCATGGCGAAGGGCAAGCCGACGATGGAGGATATGTTCGTCGACCTCCTGAACCTCGGCCGGATCTTCGGCGTCGAGGAGAGAGCGGAGGCGCTGGTCGCAGGCTATCGCGATGAGCTTGCCGAGATCACGGCCGAGATCAAGGGCGCCCAGCGGCGGCCGGTGCGCGTCTTCGTCTATGATTCCGGCGAGGAAAAGCCGTTCACATCAGGGCGCCACGGCATCCCGACCGCGATGATCGAAGCGGCCGGCGGCGTCAACATCATGGACGACGTCGAGAAGAGCTGGACGGAGATCTCCTGGGAGCCGGTGATCGATCGCAATCCGGAAGTTGCGGTGATCGTCAATTACGGCGAGGTGACCGCCGAGCAGAAGATCGCCTTCATGAAGGGTAACCCGGCCTTCAGGAATGTCGACGCCGTGAAGAACGACCGCTTCGTCGTGCTCGACTATGTCGAGGCGACGCCTGGCCCGCGCGATATCGAGGCGATCCGGCGGCTGGCGAAGAGTTTTCATGCCGAGGCGATGTGA
- a CDS encoding ABC transporter ATP-binding protein, translated as MSDEFSCLQGGAGASLHVEKLEWGPRPGLRLVRDIGFAIAPGSRLAIIGPNGAGKTSLLRCLYRAVEPTAGRIAIDGVNLWAMSAREAARTIAVVLQEMPGDFPFSVRDVVMMGRIPRREGISGWSDYDRERVAHALEHLDLAHLARRQFATLSGGEKQRVLIARALAQEPKVIILDEPTNHLDIRHQLEILDLLQTLKLTIVTTLHDINLAAEFATDVAILTEGRLAAFGPPETVLKPSALSAAFGVHATAHADAAGHGSRFSFALSRPDPMPATRPSRSAGAIR; from the coding sequence ATGAGCGACGAATTCAGTTGTTTGCAGGGGGGCGCCGGCGCCAGCCTGCATGTCGAAAAACTGGAGTGGGGGCCGCGCCCCGGCCTTCGGCTTGTCCGCGATATCGGCTTTGCTATTGCGCCGGGCAGCCGGTTGGCGATCATCGGCCCGAACGGCGCCGGCAAGACCTCGCTGTTGCGCTGCCTCTACCGCGCGGTCGAGCCGACTGCCGGCCGTATCGCGATCGACGGCGTGAACCTCTGGGCAATGAGTGCGCGCGAGGCGGCAAGGACGATCGCCGTGGTCTTGCAGGAAATGCCGGGCGATTTTCCGTTCAGCGTCCGGGACGTCGTGATGATGGGGCGGATCCCGCGCCGCGAGGGGATCAGCGGCTGGAGCGACTACGACCGTGAGCGCGTGGCGCATGCGCTCGAGCATCTCGACCTTGCCCATCTTGCGCGCCGCCAGTTCGCCACGCTTTCGGGCGGCGAGAAGCAGCGGGTGCTGATTGCCCGGGCGCTTGCCCAGGAACCGAAGGTCATCATCCTCGACGAGCCGACCAACCATCTCGACATCCGCCACCAGCTGGAAATCCTCGATCTGTTGCAAACGCTGAAGCTGACGATCGTCACGACGCTGCACGACATCAATCTCGCGGCCGAGTTCGCGACCGATGTGGCGATCCTGACGGAGGGGCGGCTTGCAGCCTTCGGCCCGCCGGAGACCGTACTGAAGCCTTCGGCGCTCTCGGCTGCGTTCGGCGTCCATGCCACCGCGCATGCCGATGCCGCGGGTCATGGTTCCCGCTTTTCCTTCGCGCTCTCGCGGCCCGACCCAATGCCCGCCACGCGACCTTCCCGTTCCGCAGGAGCCATCCGATGA
- a CDS encoding DUF1636 family protein, translating into MANSDFRQHKITLCTDCRFTGGPCRPGAELLAQLNRSVSALGRPLDQDFSIAGTVAMTACTRPCTIAFQATGRATYLFGDISPEEDIDDLVSFAAACAEGQAFDALPRSALVPAGTGLARIPAALLVSEETAGRLQ; encoded by the coding sequence ATGGCGAATTCAGACTTCCGACAGCACAAGATAACCCTCTGCACCGATTGCCGCTTCACGGGAGGCCCGTGCCGACCCGGCGCCGAACTGCTCGCGCAGTTGAACCGCAGCGTTTCCGCGCTCGGCCGACCTCTCGACCAGGATTTCTCCATCGCCGGCACGGTGGCGATGACGGCCTGCACGCGGCCTTGCACGATCGCCTTCCAGGCCACCGGCAGGGCGACCTATCTCTTCGGCGACATCTCGCCGGAGGAAGACATAGACGATCTCGTCAGCTTCGCCGCTGCCTGTGCCGAAGGTCAGGCGTTTGATGCCCTTCCGCGTTCCGCCTTGGTCCCGGCGGGCACGGGCCTTGCGCGCATTCCGGCGGCGCTCCTCGTCTCCGAGGAGACCGCGGGGCGGCTGCAGTGA
- a CDS encoding LysR family transcriptional regulator, whose product MDSLGSLNAFVQAADARSFTLAGRQLGVSSSAIGKAVARLEERLGVRLFHRSTRSITLTPEGALFLERCRRIFLEVEAAEQGIAQTQGAPRGKLRVSMPLIGMLMMPALTAFMRAYPEIELDLDLSDRLVDVIDEGFDAVVRAGEVSDSRLMIRSLGTFRLMLVGSPGYFAARGVPQTPGDLTSHACLQHRYATSGKFERWPLRRGERDIELPTTAVVNTIEPLIYMAEQGLGIACLPDVGIRRQLRDGTLVSVLDDHVEHSGPFRILWPSSRYQSPKLRVFVDFMAENLFSA is encoded by the coding sequence ATGGACAGTCTCGGATCCCTCAACGCTTTCGTTCAGGCGGCGGACGCCCGCAGCTTCACGCTCGCCGGGCGGCAATTGGGCGTGTCGTCCTCGGCGATCGGCAAGGCGGTGGCGCGGTTGGAAGAACGGCTCGGCGTGCGGCTCTTCCATCGCTCGACCCGCTCGATCACGCTGACGCCTGAAGGCGCGCTCTTCCTCGAACGCTGCCGGCGCATCTTCCTGGAAGTCGAGGCGGCCGAGCAGGGGATCGCCCAGACGCAGGGCGCGCCGCGCGGCAAATTGCGCGTCAGCATGCCACTCATCGGCATGCTGATGATGCCGGCGCTTACGGCCTTCATGCGCGCCTATCCGGAGATCGAGCTCGACCTCGATCTCAGCGACCGGCTCGTCGATGTCATCGATGAAGGCTTCGACGCGGTCGTGCGCGCCGGCGAGGTCAGCGACTCGCGGCTGATGATCCGCTCGCTTGGCACCTTCCGGCTCATGCTCGTCGGCTCGCCCGGTTATTTTGCGGCAAGAGGCGTGCCGCAAACTCCGGGAGACCTCACATCCCACGCGTGCCTGCAGCACCGCTACGCGACCAGCGGCAAGTTTGAGCGCTGGCCGCTCAGGCGCGGGGAGAGGGACATCGAACTGCCGACGACCGCGGTCGTCAACACCATCGAGCCGCTGATCTACATGGCCGAGCAAGGGCTCGGCATCGCCTGCCTGCCGGACGTCGGCATCCGCCGCCAGCTTCGCGACGGCACGCTCGTCAGCGTGCTCGACGATCACGTCGAACATTCCGGCCCGTTCCGGATCCTGTGGCCCTCCAGCCGCTATCAGTCGCCAAAACTCCGGGTCTTCGTGGATTTCATGGCGGAGAATCTGTTTTCCGCCTGA
- a CDS encoding polysaccharide deacetylase family protein: MSEVSTAPQHHDRFDYSAIIDRPPLRWPGGARVAVWIVPNVEHFLFDRPSSSITQLTAGFVPDVLNYSWRDFGARVGIWRLMEVMEKYGVKGTVALNSDVCEHYPRIIEAGKALGWEWMGHGTNNSTMINGQPEEEERQIVRTVIETIERSAGKKPRGWLSPGLTESHRSLDLLAEAGIEYVANWVNDEQPYPMRVKSGSILSLPYSVEINDFAAFLEQGQSGEAFAQTIRDQFDVLYEDGAQTGRVMAICLHPFLIGHPHRSKHFASALAHITSRREVWLATGGEIADWYKRNYLKN, translated from the coding sequence ATGTCCGAGGTTTCAACGGCACCACAGCACCACGACCGTTTTGACTATTCCGCCATTATCGATCGTCCGCCGCTGCGCTGGCCGGGCGGTGCAAGGGTTGCGGTCTGGATCGTGCCCAATGTCGAGCACTTCCTGTTCGACCGTCCGTCCAGTTCGATCACGCAGCTGACCGCCGGTTTCGTGCCCGACGTGCTGAACTATTCGTGGCGCGATTTCGGCGCCCGCGTCGGCATCTGGCGGCTGATGGAGGTGATGGAGAAATACGGGGTGAAGGGCACGGTGGCGCTCAATTCCGACGTCTGCGAGCACTATCCGCGCATCATCGAGGCCGGCAAGGCACTCGGCTGGGAATGGATGGGCCACGGTACCAACAATTCCACGATGATCAACGGCCAGCCCGAGGAAGAGGAGCGACAGATCGTCAGAACCGTGATCGAGACGATTGAGCGAAGCGCCGGAAAGAAGCCGCGCGGCTGGCTGAGTCCGGGCCTCACGGAATCGCACCGCTCGCTCGACCTGCTTGCCGAAGCCGGCATCGAATATGTCGCCAACTGGGTCAACGACGAGCAGCCGTATCCGATGCGGGTGAAGAGTGGCTCGATCCTGTCGCTGCCCTATTCCGTCGAGATCAACGACTTTGCCGCCTTTCTCGAACAGGGCCAGAGCGGCGAGGCCTTTGCGCAGACGATTCGCGACCAGTTCGACGTGCTCTACGAGGACGGCGCGCAAACGGGGCGCGTGATGGCGATCTGCCTGCACCCGTTCCTGATCGGCCACCCGCATCGCAGCAAGCATTTCGCGAGCGCGCTGGCCCATATCACCTCGCGCCGCGAGGTGTGGCTGGCGACCGGCGGCGAGATCGCCGACTGGTACAAAAGGAACTATCTGAAGAACTGA
- a CDS encoding SLC13 family permease, translating into MTAEQSLSFLVIGAMMVFFIWDRFRYDIIACSALMLAVAVGIVPFNRAFAGFSDDIVIIVGSALIVSAGVARSGVVDAAIQRFLPDLTSVRAQLALLVVTVTVLSAFIKNIGALAIMIPVAFQFARRSGVQPSVFLMPMAFGSLIGGLMTQVGTSPNVVVSRMRQDLTGESFTMFDFTPVGASLALVGAVFLLFAYRLVPERKSQQVSVNQAIEITDYTSEAVVAAGSPMIGKPLVNLVKLGDGGAVVIAIFRRGTHLAPLPDAIIEADDILLLEGGPAALDRIVSQAKLRISGDRSPASANGKTPADIEAIEAVIASGSPLIGMSAQRLALFNNHNINLLAVSRQGERLKQRLGSIRLQAGDIVVLQGTRRDLPAFLQDFGCLPLAQREILLGTIRRATVPLLVLAAAMGSTAVGVVPVPVAFFAAALAMVVFRVIPLRDVYRAVDGPILVMLAALIPVSDTLRTTGGSDLIAGWLSGIAASLPPAGALALILIAAMAVTPFLNNAATVLVMAPIAASFATALGYKPDAFLMAVAIGAGSDFLTPIGHQCNTLVMGPGGYRFSDYPRLGLPLSIVIVLVAVPMLMWVWPLH; encoded by the coding sequence ATGACCGCCGAACAGTCGCTTTCGTTTCTTGTCATCGGCGCCATGATGGTTTTTTTCATCTGGGACCGCTTCCGCTACGATATCATCGCCTGTTCGGCGCTGATGCTCGCGGTGGCGGTCGGGATCGTGCCATTCAACCGCGCCTTTGCCGGTTTCAGCGACGATATCGTCATCATCGTAGGCAGCGCGCTGATCGTCAGTGCGGGCGTCGCCCGCTCCGGCGTGGTCGATGCGGCGATCCAGCGCTTCCTGCCGGATCTGACCTCGGTGAGGGCGCAGCTTGCGCTTCTCGTCGTCACCGTCACGGTGCTTTCCGCCTTCATCAAGAATATCGGGGCGCTGGCGATCATGATTCCGGTCGCTTTCCAGTTCGCCCGGCGGTCGGGTGTCCAGCCCTCGGTCTTCCTGATGCCGATGGCCTTCGGCTCGCTGATCGGCGGGCTGATGACCCAGGTCGGCACGTCACCCAATGTCGTCGTGTCGAGGATGCGGCAGGACCTGACCGGCGAGAGCTTCACCATGTTCGACTTTACCCCGGTCGGTGCGTCGTTGGCGCTGGTCGGCGCGGTGTTTCTGCTTTTTGCCTATCGCCTGGTGCCGGAGCGCAAGAGCCAGCAGGTTTCCGTCAACCAGGCGATCGAGATCACCGACTATACGTCGGAGGCGGTCGTCGCGGCCGGTTCGCCGATGATAGGCAAGCCACTCGTCAACCTCGTCAAGCTCGGCGACGGCGGAGCGGTCGTAATCGCCATCTTCCGCCGCGGTACGCATCTGGCGCCGCTACCGGACGCTATCATCGAGGCCGACGATATCCTGCTGCTCGAAGGCGGGCCGGCGGCGCTCGACCGTATCGTCTCGCAGGCGAAACTCAGGATTTCCGGCGACCGTTCGCCCGCATCCGCCAACGGCAAGACTCCGGCCGATATCGAGGCGATCGAGGCCGTGATCGCCAGCGGCTCGCCGCTCATCGGCATGTCGGCGCAGCGGCTCGCGCTCTTCAACAATCACAACATCAACCTGCTCGCCGTCAGCCGCCAGGGCGAACGGCTGAAGCAGCGTCTCGGCAGCATCCGGCTGCAGGCCGGCGACATCGTCGTGCTGCAGGGGACGCGGCGCGACCTGCCGGCCTTCCTGCAGGATTTCGGCTGCCTGCCGCTCGCGCAGCGGGAAATCCTGCTCGGAACCATTCGCCGCGCGACCGTGCCGCTGCTCGTGCTGGCGGCCGCCATGGGGTCGACGGCGGTCGGCGTCGTGCCGGTGCCGGTCGCCTTCTTCGCGGCGGCTCTCGCCATGGTCGTCTTCCGCGTCATCCCGCTGCGCGACGTCTACCGCGCGGTCGACGGGCCGATCCTGGTCATGCTGGCGGCGCTGATCCCGGTCAGTGACACGCTGCGCACTACGGGCGGTTCGGATCTCATCGCCGGCTGGCTGAGCGGCATCGCCGCCAGCCTGCCGCCCGCGGGCGCGCTTGCGCTCATCCTCATCGCTGCGATGGCGGTTACCCCCTTCCTCAACAACGCCGCCACCGTGCTCGTCATGGCGCCGATCGCCGCGAGCTTCGCCACTGCCCTCGGCTACAAGCCGGATGCCTTCCTGATGGCGGTGGCGATCGGCGCGGGCTCGGATTTCCTCACCCCGATCGGCCACCAGTGCAACACGCTGGTCATGGGGCCCGGCGGTTACCGCTTCAGCGACTACCCGCGCCTCGGCCTGCCGCTGTCGATCGTCATCGTGCTCGTTGCCGTGCCGATGCTGATGTGGGTCTGGCCGCTGCACTAA
- a CDS encoding DUF1515 family protein: MIDAGVHQQLGTLIAEVKNLREDFRRTEERADASLASTIRRMDELFERVGTLEGAMSLTKEDIADMKPVTEDVRKWKLMGMGALGVIGIGGAALGVTFADAAKRMLVLLRGG; this comes from the coding sequence ATGATTGATGCGGGCGTTCACCAGCAGCTCGGAACGCTGATCGCCGAAGTGAAGAATCTGCGCGAGGATTTCCGGCGGACCGAGGAGCGGGCCGACGCAAGCCTCGCCTCGACGATCCGCCGTATGGACGAACTCTTCGAGCGTGTGGGCACGCTCGAAGGCGCGATGTCGCTGACCAAGGAAGATATCGCCGACATGAAGCCGGTGACCGAGGACGTGCGGAAATGGAAGCTGATGGGGATGGGCGCGCTCGGCGTCATCGGCATCGGTGGCGCTGCGCTCGGGGTGACCTTTGCGGACGCGGCGAAGCGGATGCTTGTGCTGCTCAGGGGCGGGTAG
- a CDS encoding TylF/MycF/NovP-related O-methyltransferase, whose translation MRFRELRKRARYVAHGDKSLPGLEMDGFRVLNKNTSFLDDPKFDAAWRFAEQGNKEAWAKLGHVPDVRWRAHVCCWAALNASKLEGDFVEFGVNAGLFSMTVCDYLDFDKLNKQFYLFDTYEGIPTQGLASSEKAIAIKRNNKFYIDVYDIAKRNFARFPNASLVKGALPQTLDVTAIEKISYLSVDLNSARYEKECIERVWDRIVPGGHIVLDDYAFKDLEEQYDMWNEFTAKRAHMVLTLPTGQGLIIKH comes from the coding sequence ATGCGGTTTCGTGAATTAAGGAAACGTGCGCGCTATGTAGCGCACGGAGATAAATCGCTTCCGGGGCTGGAGATGGACGGCTTTCGTGTCCTGAATAAGAATACGTCCTTCCTCGACGATCCGAAATTCGATGCTGCATGGCGGTTTGCCGAGCAGGGCAACAAGGAGGCTTGGGCGAAACTGGGCCATGTTCCTGATGTCCGCTGGAGAGCGCACGTCTGTTGCTGGGCGGCGCTCAATGCATCCAAATTAGAGGGCGACTTCGTTGAGTTTGGTGTAAACGCCGGCCTCTTTTCGATGACAGTTTGCGACTACCTGGACTTCGATAAGCTCAACAAACAATTCTATCTTTTTGACACCTACGAAGGGATACCTACACAAGGATTAGCGTCGAGTGAAAAGGCGATCGCCATCAAGCGAAACAACAAATTTTATATCGACGTCTACGACATAGCGAAACGTAACTTCGCGCGATTCCCGAATGCCTCGTTGGTCAAGGGCGCACTGCCGCAAACACTTGATGTCACGGCCATAGAAAAGATTTCATATCTTTCAGTGGACCTAAACAGTGCTCGCTACGAAAAAGAGTGCATCGAGCGGGTGTGGGATAGGATCGTTCCAGGTGGTCACATCGTGTTAGACGATTACGCCTTCAAGGATCTCGAAGAGCAGTACGACATGTGGAACGAATTCACGGCTAAACGTGCGCATATGGTTCTTACTTTGCCGACCGGCCAAGGGCTAATTATCAAACACTAG